Proteins from a genomic interval of Chitinophagaceae bacterium:
- the sufC gene encoding Fe-S cluster assembly ATPase SufC has translation MLRIENLHASIDGKNILNGIHLEVQKGEVHAIMGPNGSGKSTLASVLSGRPNYEVTEGTIDFFNKNILEMSPEERAKEGIFLAFQYPVEIPGVTTTNFLRTALNQVRAYRNLQPLDASEFLKLIKEKMKLVQIDQSLLSRSLNEGFSGGEKKRNEIFQMAVLEPKLAILDETDSGLDIDALKIVANGVNSLKSKENATIIITHYQRLLDYIVPDYVHVLYKGKIIKSGGKDLALELEKKGYDWVIQDM, from the coding sequence ATGTTACGAATAGAAAACTTACACGCTTCCATAGATGGAAAAAATATTTTGAATGGTATCCATTTAGAAGTACAAAAGGGGGAAGTACACGCCATAATGGGACCTAACGGGTCCGGAAAAAGTACTCTTGCTTCTGTATTATCAGGAAGGCCAAATTATGAGGTGACAGAAGGAACAATTGATTTTTTCAATAAAAACATATTAGAAATGAGTCCCGAAGAGAGAGCAAAAGAAGGCATATTTCTTGCTTTTCAATATCCCGTAGAGATACCAGGGGTCACCACTACCAATTTTTTAAGAACAGCCCTCAATCAAGTCCGAGCATATAGAAATTTACAACCATTAGATGCATCAGAATTTTTGAAACTCATCAAAGAAAAGATGAAATTAGTCCAAATAGATCAATCGCTTTTGAGTCGTTCTTTAAACGAGGGTTTTTCAGGTGGCGAAAAGAAAAGAAATGAGATATTTCAAATGGCTGTGTTAGAACCAAAACTTGCAATTCTCGATGAAACAGACAGCGGTTTAGATATCGATGCGCTCAAAATAGTAGCAAACGGCGTAAACTCTCTCAAATCAAAAGAAAATGCTACTATTATCATCACTCACTACCAACGATTATTAGACTATATTGTACCCGATTACGTTCACGTACTTTACAAAGGAAAAATTATAAAATCGGGAGGTAAAGACCTTGCATTGGAATTAGAAAAAAAAGGTTATGATTGGGTTATTCAAGATATGTAA